In Feifania hominis, the following are encoded in one genomic region:
- the carB gene encoding carbamoyl-phosphate synthase large subunit: protein MPKNPAIKKVLVIGSGPIVIGQAAEFDYAGTQACQSLREEGIEVVLINSNPATIMTDRHMADKIYVEPLTTDFVKRVIQKEHPDSVLPTLGGQTGLNLAMELADEGFLEEQNVRLLGTTPETIKKAEDREAFREMMLKLGEPIVPSAVTETVEDSLRVAAEIGYPVIVRPAYTLGGTGGGIAENEQQLVDIAKNGLRYSRVNQVLIEKCISGWKEIEYEVIRDGKGNVITVCSMENVDPVGVHTGDSIVVAPAQTLADKEYQMLRTSALNIITELGIEGGCNVQFALEPNSFEYAVIEVNPRVSRSSALASKATGYPIARVASKIAIGYGLDEIQNAVTGKTLACFEPTIDYCVVKFPKWPFDKFVYAKRTLGTQMKATGEVMSIADNFEAALMKSVRSAEINCMYIKLKKLDGLSTEQLREKVHECDDERLFVIAECIRRGVSLEEIHGATKIDLWFLHRIENLINMERALADGPLTREKYDRAKRYGFPDAVITELSGQQPPYRRRASFKTVDTCAAEFEAQTPYYYSTWDEECEVRRSDRKKVIVFGSGPIRIGQGIEFDYCSVHCVWSAKEMGYEAIIVNNNPETVSTDFDTSDKLYFEPLTPEDVRAIVEAERPDGAIVQFGGQTAIKLAAHLEGMGVPILGTSAEDIDAAEDRERFDKILSDCGIERPAGGTVFTTEEAVAMANELKYPVLVRPSYVLGGQGMAIAFSDSDIREYMEVINRVKQDHPILVDKYLMGKEIEVDAICDGEEILIPGIMEHIERAGVHSGDSISVYPTQTVAQKHKDIIVDYTRRLARALNVVGMVNIQFVIYNDEVFVIEVNPRSSRTVPYISKVTGVPMVDLATRCVLGQKLSDFEYGTGLYRESEYIAVKVPVFSFEKLHNVDTMLGPEMKSTGEVLGLAKTFKEALYKALLAAGFKIAKNAGGVLITVRDQDKQEMIPIADKLAHMGFELYATGRTANVFNYNMIATNAVRGADEPEPNIMTLLESGKIDYVISTSAHGRVPTRNSVQIRRKAVERSIPCLTSVDTAAALVSSLKANLDVENIEIVDITEL from the coding sequence ATGCCGAAGAATCCTGCGATCAAAAAAGTTCTCGTCATCGGCTCGGGCCCGATCGTCATCGGCCAGGCGGCCGAGTTTGACTACGCGGGCACACAGGCCTGCCAGTCTCTGCGGGAAGAGGGCATTGAGGTCGTGCTCATCAACTCAAACCCCGCGACCATCATGACCGACCGCCACATGGCGGACAAGATCTATGTCGAACCGCTGACCACTGACTTTGTCAAGAGAGTCATCCAAAAGGAGCACCCCGACAGCGTGCTGCCCACGCTCGGCGGCCAGACGGGACTCAATCTCGCAATGGAGCTCGCCGACGAGGGCTTTCTCGAGGAGCAGAACGTGCGTCTTCTCGGCACCACGCCCGAGACCATCAAAAAGGCCGAGGACCGCGAGGCATTCCGTGAGATGATGCTCAAGCTCGGCGAGCCGATTGTCCCCTCCGCCGTCACCGAGACGGTGGAGGATTCGCTGCGCGTCGCGGCGGAGATCGGCTACCCGGTCATTGTGCGCCCGGCCTACACGCTCGGCGGCACGGGCGGCGGCATCGCCGAGAATGAGCAGCAGCTCGTAGACATCGCGAAGAACGGCCTGCGCTACTCGCGCGTGAATCAGGTGCTCATCGAGAAGTGCATCTCCGGCTGGAAAGAGATCGAGTACGAGGTCATCCGCGACGGCAAGGGCAATGTCATCACCGTCTGCTCGATGGAGAATGTCGATCCGGTCGGCGTGCACACCGGCGACTCCATTGTCGTCGCCCCGGCGCAGACGCTCGCCGACAAGGAGTACCAGATGCTGCGCACCTCGGCGCTGAACATCATCACCGAACTCGGCATCGAGGGCGGCTGCAACGTGCAGTTCGCGCTCGAGCCGAACAGCTTTGAATATGCGGTCATCGAGGTCAACCCCCGCGTGTCGCGCTCGTCGGCTCTCGCCAGTAAGGCCACGGGCTACCCGATCGCGCGCGTCGCCTCCAAAATCGCCATCGGCTACGGCCTTGACGAGATTCAAAACGCGGTCACGGGAAAGACTCTCGCCTGCTTCGAGCCGACCATTGACTACTGTGTGGTCAAGTTCCCCAAGTGGCCCTTTGACAAATTTGTCTACGCCAAGCGCACCCTCGGCACCCAGATGAAAGCGACGGGCGAGGTCATGTCCATCGCCGACAACTTTGAGGCAGCGCTGATGAAATCGGTGCGCTCGGCCGAGATCAACTGCATGTACATAAAACTCAAAAAGCTCGACGGGCTCTCGACCGAGCAGCTGCGCGAGAAGGTGCACGAATGCGACGACGAGCGCCTGTTCGTCATCGCCGAGTGCATCCGCCGCGGCGTGTCCCTTGAGGAGATTCACGGCGCGACAAAGATTGATCTGTGGTTTTTGCATCGCATCGAGAATCTCATCAACATGGAGCGCGCCCTCGCCGACGGCCCGCTGACAAGAGAGAAGTACGACCGGGCCAAGCGCTACGGCTTCCCGGATGCGGTCATCACCGAGCTCTCGGGCCAGCAGCCGCCCTACCGCAGAAGAGCCTCGTTCAAGACGGTCGACACCTGCGCCGCCGAATTTGAGGCGCAGACCCCCTACTACTACTCCACCTGGGACGAGGAGTGCGAGGTCCGGCGCAGCGACCGCAAAAAGGTCATCGTCTTCGGCTCGGGTCCCATCCGCATCGGGCAGGGCATCGAGTTTGACTACTGCTCGGTACACTGTGTGTGGTCCGCCAAGGAGATGGGCTACGAGGCCATCATCGTCAACAACAACCCCGAGACGGTGTCGACCGACTTTGACACCTCCGACAAGCTCTACTTTGAGCCGCTGACTCCTGAGGACGTGCGCGCCATCGTCGAGGCCGAGCGCCCCGACGGCGCGATCGTGCAGTTCGGCGGCCAGACGGCGATCAAGCTCGCCGCCCACCTCGAGGGCATGGGCGTGCCGATTCTCGGCACCTCGGCCGAGGACATCGACGCCGCCGAGGACAGAGAGCGCTTTGATAAAATATTGAGCGACTGCGGCATCGAGCGCCCGGCCGGCGGCACGGTCTTCACCACGGAGGAGGCCGTCGCCATGGCGAACGAACTCAAGTACCCGGTGCTCGTGCGTCCGTCCTATGTGCTCGGCGGGCAGGGTATGGCCATCGCCTTTTCGGACAGCGACATCCGCGAGTACATGGAGGTCATCAACCGCGTCAAGCAGGACCACCCGATTCTCGTCGACAAATATCTCATGGGCAAGGAGATCGAGGTCGACGCCATCTGCGACGGGGAGGAAATCCTCATCCCCGGCATCATGGAGCACATCGAGCGCGCGGGCGTCCACTCGGGCGACTCCATCTCGGTCTACCCGACCCAGACCGTCGCGCAGAAGCACAAGGACATCATCGTCGACTACACCCGCCGGCTCGCCCGGGCGCTCAACGTGGTGGGCATGGTCAACATCCAGTTCGTCATCTACAACGACGAGGTCTTTGTCATCGAGGTCAACCCCCGCTCCTCGCGCACCGTGCCCTACATCAGCAAGGTGACGGGCGTGCCGATGGTCGACCTTGCGACCCGCTGCGTGCTCGGGCAGAAGCTCTCCGACTTCGAGTACGGCACGGGGCTCTACCGCGAGAGCGAGTACATCGCCGTCAAGGTGCCGGTCTTCTCCTTTGAGAAGCTGCACAACGTCGATACCATGCTCGGCCCCGAGATGAAGTCGACCGGCGAGGTGCTCGGCCTTGCAAAGACGTTCAAGGAGGCGCTCTACAAGGCGCTGCTCGCGGCGGGCTTCAAAATTGCGAAAAATGCGGGCGGCGTTCTCATCACCGTGCGCGACCAGGACAAGCAGGAGATGATTCCCATTGCCGACAAGCTCGCGCACATGGGCTTCGAGCTCTATGCGACGGGCCGCACGGCAAACGTCTTCAACTACAACATGATCGCCACAAACGCCGTGCGCGGCGCGGACGAACCCGAGCCGAACATCATGACGCTGCTCGAGAGCGGCAAGATCGACTACGTCATCAGCACCTCCGCCCACGGCCGTGTGCCCACGAGAAACAGCGTGCAGATCCGCCGCAAGGCGGTGGAGCGCTCGATTCCCTGCCTGACCTCGGTCGACACCGCGGCGGCTCTGGTTTCGAGCCTGAAAGCGAATCTGGATGTGGAGAACATCGAGATTGTCGACATTACAGAACTGTGA
- a CDS encoding dihydroorotate dehydrogenase electron transfer subunit, translating to MRQICKIVKKEFLTPDIVDLRFYSQEIAAACFPGQFVHILCSPAQVLRRPISICDVEGGAVRVLFEVRGGGTEYLSRLEPGDAIDVLGPVGNGFSDVPRGERALFVGGGIGIFPLLMPARRCDKTPSVILGFRDISRVVLVDDFRKLSCNLSVMSDNGSFGERGFVTDKMAEILRRGEADRVYACGPKAMLKAVAELAAQYSLPCEVSMEERMGCGIGACLVCACAVRRANGERDYVHVCKDGPVFDASEVDFDA from the coding sequence ATGAGACAAATCTGCAAAATTGTCAAAAAGGAATTTCTGACGCCCGACATCGTCGATCTGCGCTTCTACAGCCAGGAGATCGCCGCGGCCTGCTTCCCGGGGCAGTTTGTGCACATTCTCTGCTCGCCGGCGCAGGTGCTGCGCCGGCCGATCAGCATCTGTGACGTGGAAGGCGGCGCGGTGCGCGTGCTCTTTGAGGTGCGCGGCGGCGGCACAGAGTACCTGAGCCGCCTCGAGCCGGGCGACGCCATCGACGTGCTCGGCCCGGTGGGAAACGGCTTTTCCGACGTTCCGCGCGGGGAGCGTGCGCTCTTTGTCGGCGGCGGCATCGGCATCTTTCCGCTGTTGATGCCCGCGCGCCGCTGCGACAAGACGCCGAGCGTGATTCTCGGCTTTCGCGATATCTCGCGCGTCGTTCTGGTGGACGATTTCAGAAAGCTCTCGTGCAACCTCTCGGTGATGAGCGACAACGGCTCATTCGGCGAGCGTGGCTTTGTCACCGACAAGATGGCCGAGATTCTGCGCCGGGGCGAGGCCGACCGGGTCTATGCCTGCGGGCCGAAGGCCATGCTCAAGGCCGTGGCGGAGCTCGCCGCGCAATACAGCCTGCCCTGTGAGGTCTCCATGGAGGAGCGCATGGGCTGCGGCATTGGGGCATGTCTTGTGTGTGCCTGCGCGGTGCGCCGCGCAAACGGTGAGCGCGACTATGTCCACGTCTGCAAGGACGGACCGGTATTTGATGCAAGCGAGGTGGACTTTGATGCGTAA
- a CDS encoding dihydroorotate dehydrogenase, with protein MRNQKVNIAGVELQNPIVTASGTYGFGREYGEYYSLNELGAIAVKGLTLKKRLGNPPPRIAETPMGILNSVGLQNPGVEAFILEDLPFLKQFDAKVIANIAGNSIEDYVEMTRIVSASEVDLIEVNISCPNVKEGGVAFGTDCAMVDKVVSAVKKAAKKPVIVKLSPNVADIAAIARSAVQAGADALSLINTLLGMKIDIKTRRPILKNNVGGLSGPAVRPVAVRMIWQVANAVEVPIIGMGGVAAAEDAVEMMLAGASAVAVGTANFTDPYAALNVKRGLERYLDENGIDDVRELIGAVEPY; from the coding sequence ATGCGTAATCAAAAAGTGAACATCGCCGGGGTGGAGCTGCAAAATCCCATTGTGACGGCCTCCGGCACCTACGGCTTCGGCCGGGAGTACGGCGAATACTACTCGCTCAATGAGCTCGGGGCAATTGCGGTCAAGGGGCTGACGCTCAAAAAGCGCCTGGGCAATCCGCCGCCGCGCATCGCCGAGACGCCGATGGGGATACTCAACAGCGTGGGGCTTCAAAACCCGGGCGTCGAGGCCTTTATTCTCGAAGATCTGCCCTTTTTGAAGCAGTTTGACGCCAAGGTGATCGCCAACATTGCCGGCAACTCCATCGAGGACTATGTCGAGATGACCCGCATCGTCTCGGCGAGCGAGGTCGACCTCATCGAGGTCAACATCTCCTGCCCGAACGTCAAGGAGGGCGGCGTCGCCTTTGGGACCGACTGCGCCATGGTCGACAAGGTGGTCTCAGCCGTCAAAAAGGCGGCGAAAAAGCCGGTGATCGTCAAGCTCTCTCCCAACGTTGCGGACATTGCGGCCATCGCCAGAAGCGCGGTGCAGGCGGGCGCCGATGCGCTCTCGCTGATCAATACGCTGCTCGGCATGAAGATTGACATCAAGACCCGCCGCCCGATTCTCAAAAACAACGTCGGCGGGCTCTCGGGCCCGGCGGTGCGCCCGGTGGCGGTGCGTATGATCTGGCAGGTGGCAAACGCCGTGGAGGTGCCGATCATCGGCATGGGCGGCGTCGCCGCCGCCGAGGATGCGGTCGAGATGATGCTCGCGGGTGCGAGCGCCGTCGCCGTGGGAACGGCGAACTTCACCGACCCCTACGCGGCGCTGAACGTCAAGCGGGGGCTCGAGCGCTACCTCGATGAAAACGGCATAGACGACGTGCGCGAGCTCATCGGCGCCGTTGAGCCCTACTGA
- a CDS encoding histidine phosphatase family protein: MTRLYLVRHAEAEGNHLRIFHGQTDGKITERGKKQLELLRERMAGEPIDVIWSSPLSRAYDTAVAIRGARELPIHTDPGLMEINGGRWEGMHWKDLDGAYPEESKKWNVSAADVRLPGGESIGELRERVERTLGRIIRENVGKNIAVACHGTPIKIMMTLYSGLPLARMGEIAWYDNTAVSIVDFDGDMAPHVVLAGDSSHLGEWETITKQRWFRENTMD; the protein is encoded by the coding sequence ATGACGAGACTGTATCTGGTACGCCACGCGGAGGCCGAGGGGAACCATCTGCGCATCTTCCACGGCCAGACTGACGGCAAAATCACCGAGCGGGGGAAAAAACAACTGGAATTGCTTCGCGAGCGCATGGCGGGCGAGCCGATCGACGTGATCTGGTCAAGTCCGCTGTCGCGCGCCTACGACACGGCGGTGGCCATTCGCGGCGCGCGCGAGCTGCCCATCCACACCGACCCCGGCCTGATGGAGATCAACGGTGGCCGGTGGGAGGGCATGCACTGGAAAGATCTCGACGGCGCCTACCCCGAGGAGTCGAAAAAGTGGAATGTGAGCGCGGCTGACGTGCGTCTGCCGGGCGGCGAATCCATCGGGGAGCTGCGCGAGCGCGTCGAGCGAACGCTCGGGCGTATCATCCGCGAAAATGTGGGAAAGAATATAGCAGTCGCCTGCCACGGCACGCCGATTAAAATCATGATGACGCTCTACAGCGGTCTGCCGCTTGCGCGCATGGGGGAGATTGCCTGGTACGACAACACCGCCGTCTCGATTGTGGATTTTGACGGCGACATGGCGCCCCACGTTGTGCTCGCCGGCGACAGCAGCCACCTCGGCGAGTGGGAGACCATTACAAAGCAGAGATGGTTTCGCGAAAACACCATGGACTGA
- a CDS encoding DUF1292 domain-containing protein — protein sequence MSDAFDGTLVTLLDEDGNEREFEHVDTLETDGETYVALIPTFDDPQSFVESDGELVILKVVEDENGEEILSTIDDEEEFDRVAGQFQSRLEDDFEILS from the coding sequence ATGTCTGACGCTTTTGACGGTACCCTGGTCACCCTGCTCGACGAGGACGGAAACGAGCGGGAATTTGAACATGTCGATACACTGGAGACCGACGGCGAGACCTATGTCGCGCTGATTCCGACGTTTGACGACCCCCAGAGCTTTGTCGAGTCCGACGGGGAGCTGGTCATTCTCAAAGTCGTCGAGGACGAAAACGGGGAGGAGATCCTCTCAACCATCGACGACGAGGAGGAGTTTGACCGGGTCGCCGGGCAGTTTCAGAGCCGTCTGGAAGACGATTTTGAAATTTTGAGCTGA
- the rpmB gene encoding 50S ribosomal protein L28, with product MAKCDVCGKGVVFGIKVSHSHRRSNRTWKPNVKRVKAVVAGSPKYIYACTRCLRSGKVTRAV from the coding sequence ATGGCTAAATGCGACGTGTGCGGCAAGGGTGTCGTCTTCGGGATTAAGGTCTCCCACTCCCACAGAAGAAGCAATCGCACCTGGAAGCCCAATGTCAAACGAGTCAAAGCCGTTGTTGCAGGCTCGCCGAAATATATCTACGCTTGCACCAGATGCCTTCGTTCGGGCAAGGTGACTCGCGCCGTATAA
- a CDS encoding AbrB/MazE/SpoVT family DNA-binding domain-containing protein, with protein sequence MKSCLRKVDELGRFVLPIDFRRSAGIENGAMVAITVDEGRITVEPAERYCQVCHRRIADSAQSIALDCGKVCMSCAAAVSERYLTGAQGH encoded by the coding sequence TTGAAGAGTTGTCTGCGAAAGGTGGACGAGCTGGGACGGTTCGTTCTGCCGATCGATTTTCGGCGCAGCGCGGGTATTGAGAACGGCGCGATGGTGGCGATCACCGTCGACGAGGGGCGCATCACCGTGGAGCCGGCGGAGCGCTACTGTCAGGTCTGCCACAGGCGAATCGCCGATTCGGCGCAGAGTATAGCGCTCGATTGCGGCAAGGTCTGTATGAGCTGCGCGGCGGCGGTGAGCGAGCGGTATCTCACCGGGGCGCAGGGGCATTGA
- a CDS encoding helix-turn-helix domain-containing protein — MQERFKTKYRTLGLNIAYFRKQKGWTQEDLAEHSRIDRSSISKTEIAWSGTSLDTVFAIAEALEVPVSKLFEER; from the coding sequence ATGCAAGAGCGGTTTAAAACAAAATACAGAACGCTTGGCCTCAACATTGCGTACTTTCGCAAACAAAAGGGGTGGACGCAGGAGGATCTGGCCGAGCACTCGAGAATTGACCGTTCGAGCATCAGCAAGACGGAGATCGCCTGGTCGGGTACCAGTCTGGATACGGTTTTCGCAATTGCCGAGGCGTTGGAAGTGCCGGTTTCCAAGCTCTTTGAGGAGCGTTAG
- the hprK gene encoding HPr(Ser) kinase/phosphatase, whose amino-acid sequence MAKRYNVLLEDFIREFSLETIHMPEGGEKNRIYSPDVNRPGLQLVGFFDYFDNERLQVLGNVETSFLSGLSSDQITQSADLLFSKKVPAVIIARELDVMPELLEAAVKYGVPLLRTKDSTSFFISAAVAFLNLHLAPRITRHGVLVEVFGEGVLLLGESGVGKSETAVELIKRGHRLIADDAVEIKRVSAKSLVGTAPENIRHFIELRGIGVVDVRRLFGMGAIKLSEKIDLVIQLEIWNEKKAYDRLGMDNEMIDILGIEVPVLTIPVRPGRNLALVIEVAAMNNRQKKMGYNAAKELNDRLIKSMMEQKREEEEN is encoded by the coding sequence ATGGCAAAGCGCTACAATGTCCTGCTTGAGGATTTCATCAGGGAGTTTTCCCTTGAGACCATTCACATGCCCGAGGGGGGCGAGAAAAACCGCATCTACAGCCCCGACGTCAACCGCCCGGGGCTTCAGCTCGTCGGGTTTTTCGACTATTTTGACAACGAGCGCCTGCAGGTGCTCGGCAACGTTGAGACGAGCTTTCTCTCGGGGCTCTCCTCCGATCAGATCACACAGAGCGCCGATCTGCTCTTTTCCAAGAAAGTGCCGGCGGTGATCATCGCGCGCGAGCTCGACGTCATGCCCGAGCTTCTCGAGGCGGCTGTCAAATATGGCGTGCCGCTTCTGCGCACAAAGGACTCGACTTCGTTTTTCATCTCGGCGGCCGTCGCATTTTTAAACCTGCATCTCGCACCGCGCATCACGCGCCACGGCGTGCTGGTGGAGGTCTTCGGCGAGGGCGTGCTGCTGCTCGGTGAGAGCGGCGTCGGCAAGAGCGAGACCGCGGTGGAACTCATCAAGAGGGGGCACCGCCTCATCGCCGACGACGCGGTCGAGATCAAGCGGGTCTCGGCGAAGAGCCTGGTCGGCACCGCGCCCGAGAACATCCGCCACTTCATCGAGCTGCGCGGCATCGGCGTGGTCGATGTGCGGCGCCTGTTCGGCATGGGCGCGATCAAGCTCAGCGAGAAGATCGACCTTGTCATTCAGCTCGAAATCTGGAATGAGAAAAAGGCCTACGACCGCCTCGGCATGGACAATGAGATGATCGACATCCTCGGCATCGAGGTGCCGGTGCTGACCATTCCCGTGCGCCCGGGCAGAAATCTCGCACTCGTCATCGAGGTGGCGGCCATGAACAACCGCCAGAAGAAAATGGGCTACAACGCGGCCAAGGAACTCAACGACCGCCTGATCAAGAGCATGATGGAGCAGAAGAGAGAGGAAGAGGAGAACTGA
- a CDS encoding phosphatase — protein sequence MYEIKTDIHTHTIESRHAYCTIGEYVAQAKKIGVELVGMTDHGPAMGGAPHFYYFLNLSAIPHMVDGVWILKGAEANVIDFEGNVDLEDRILKKLDVVIASMHESVIIPGTMEDHTNAYLNIVHNPLIDVIGHSGNPNFKYDYERVIAECAKYDTIVEINNHSFEFRRGSAANCKEIARLCKKYGTYIAVNSDAHFYTEMGVYGNSIEVLEELDFPEEKIINRNARVLLDFLSKKKGIRFTGE from the coding sequence ATGTACGAGATCAAAACCGACATTCACACCCACACCATCGAGAGCCGCCACGCCTACTGCACCATCGGCGAGTATGTCGCCCAGGCGAAGAAAATCGGCGTCGAGCTCGTCGGCATGACCGACCACGGCCCGGCCATGGGCGGCGCGCCCCACTTCTACTACTTTCTCAATCTGTCCGCCATTCCCCACATGGTCGACGGCGTCTGGATTCTCAAGGGCGCCGAGGCAAATGTAATCGACTTTGAGGGCAACGTCGACCTCGAGGACCGCATTCTGAAAAAGCTCGATGTGGTCATCGCCTCCATGCACGAGTCGGTCATCATCCCCGGCACGATGGAGGATCACACCAACGCCTATCTCAACATCGTACACAATCCGCTGATCGACGTCATCGGCCACAGCGGCAACCCGAATTTCAAATACGACTACGAGCGTGTCATCGCCGAGTGCGCAAAGTACGACACCATCGTCGAGATCAACAACCACTCCTTTGAGTTTCGCCGCGGCAGCGCCGCGAACTGCAAGGAGATCGCGCGGCTGTGCAAAAAGTACGGCACCTACATCGCCGTCAACTCCGACGCCCACTTCTACACCGAGATGGGCGTCTACGGCAATTCCATCGAGGTGCTCGAGGAGCTCGACTTCCCCGAGGAGAAGATCATCAACCGAAACGCCCGTGTGCTTCTCGACTTTCTCTCGAAGAAAAAGGGCATCCGTTTCACCGGCGAATAG
- the murB gene encoding UDP-N-acetylmuramate dehydrogenase, with protein MHRLKLLAGDLDSNNVDLLFDEPMSRHTTFKIGGPADLMAVPHTPVDLQDILSACARHGVPFFLLGNGSNLLVGDGGIEGVVIKTDTYLTRISRQGDNTLRAECGAMLTAVASTAQRQGLSGLEFSFGIPGTIGGAVCMNAGAYGGEMADVVRSVRCFTREGEELTLTGEELGFGYRSSAFSGGEYIAAEVVMELLGGDTGEIRARMEEFKRQRVLKQPLEYPSAGSVFKRPEGHFAGRLIELSGLKGTRIGGAQVSEKHAGFVINRGGATCDDVRRLIAHIQQTVLRDHGVALECEVRLVGRL; from the coding sequence ATGCACAGGCTGAAATTGCTTGCAGGGGATCTCGACAGCAACAACGTGGATCTGCTCTTCGATGAGCCGATGAGCCGGCACACGACCTTTAAAATCGGAGGGCCTGCCGACCTGATGGCCGTGCCGCACACTCCGGTCGACTTACAGGACATTCTCTCGGCCTGCGCGCGGCACGGCGTCCCTTTTTTCCTGCTCGGCAACGGCAGCAATCTGCTCGTCGGCGACGGCGGAATCGAGGGCGTGGTCATCAAGACCGACACCTATCTCACGCGCATATCGCGTCAGGGTGACAATACGCTTCGCGCCGAGTGCGGAGCCATGCTCACTGCGGTCGCCTCGACCGCGCAGCGCCAGGGCCTGTCGGGACTCGAGTTCTCGTTCGGCATCCCCGGCACCATCGGCGGCGCGGTCTGCATGAACGCCGGGGCCTACGGCGGTGAAATGGCCGACGTGGTGCGCTCGGTGCGCTGTTTTACCAGAGAAGGCGAGGAGCTCACGCTCACGGGTGAGGAGCTCGGCTTCGGCTACCGGAGCAGCGCCTTTTCCGGCGGGGAGTACATCGCCGCCGAGGTTGTCATGGAGCTGCTCGGCGGCGACACGGGCGAGATTCGCGCGCGCATGGAGGAATTCAAGCGCCAGCGTGTGCTCAAGCAGCCGCTCGAGTACCCGAGCGCCGGCTCGGTGTTCAAACGGCCCGAGGGCCACTTCGCGGGCCGCTTGATTGAGCTCAGCGGTCTGAAAGGGACCCGCATCGGCGGCGCGCAGGTGAGCGAGAAACACGCGGGCTTCGTCATCAACCGCGGCGGGGCGACCTGCGACGACGTGCGCCGGCTGATCGCCCACATTCAGCAGACGGTGCTGCGCGACCACGGTGTGGCGCTCGAGTGTGAGGTCAGACTGGTCGGGCGCCTTTGA
- the rapZ gene encoding RNase adapter RapZ has translation MEFFIVTGMSGAGKSRAIKTLEDIGFYCIDNMPPALIPRFAEIFGGEDSEIDKVAIVTDVRGAAMFPKIFDSLEELKQNGLSFKILFFDATDSVLVNRYKETRRRHPLSERFGGSVTKAIEYERGLLRSIREKADVVIDTTNYSPGELNDRLIDMFVKGRKNSMTINVVSFGFKYGLPADADLVFDVRCLPNPYYIADLKPHTGLEAPVYDYVFSFPQTREFLNKLCDMIAFLIPHYVEERKPQLTIAIGCTGGRHRSVAIAEALHKYINTNIEHSIINHRDIHRD, from the coding sequence ATGGAATTTTTCATTGTGACGGGCATGAGCGGCGCGGGCAAGAGCCGCGCGATCAAGACGCTCGAGGACATCGGCTTCTACTGCATCGACAACATGCCGCCCGCGCTGATTCCGCGCTTTGCGGAGATCTTCGGCGGGGAGGACAGCGAGATCGACAAGGTCGCGATTGTCACCGATGTGCGCGGCGCCGCGATGTTTCCGAAGATTTTTGACTCCCTCGAGGAGCTAAAGCAAAACGGCCTGAGCTTCAAGATTCTCTTCTTTGACGCGACCGACAGCGTGCTGGTCAACCGCTACAAGGAGACACGCCGCCGCCACCCGCTCTCGGAGCGCTTCGGCGGCTCGGTGACCAAGGCCATCGAGTACGAGCGCGGGCTGCTGCGCAGCATCCGCGAGAAAGCCGACGTCGTCATCGACACGACAAACTACTCGCCGGGCGAGCTCAACGACCGCCTGATCGACATGTTTGTCAAGGGCCGCAAAAATTCCATGACCATCAATGTGGTCTCCTTTGGCTTCAAGTACGGGCTGCCGGCCGACGCCGATCTGGTGTTTGACGTGCGCTGCCTGCCGAACCCCTACTACATCGCCGATCTCAAGCCCCACACCGGGCTGGAGGCGCCGGTTTACGACTATGTGTTCAGCTTTCCCCAGACGAGGGAGTTTTTGAACAAGCTCTGTGACATGATCGCGTTTCTGATTCCCCACTATGTCGAGGAGCGCAAGCCCCAGCTGACCATCGCCATCGGCTGCACGGGCGGCCGCCACCGGTCGGTCGCAATCGCCGAGGCGCTGCACAAGTATATCAACACGAACATTGAGCACTCCATCATCAATCACCGGGACATTCACAGAGACTGA